A window of Apium graveolens cultivar Ventura chromosome 8, ASM990537v1, whole genome shotgun sequence contains these coding sequences:
- the LOC141679662 gene encoding uncharacterized protein LOC141679662, which yields MSNFTKLEFEALDITGKNYLSWILDIEIHLAAQGLGDTIKDGNQESESNRAKAMIFLRRHLHEGLKSKYLTVKNPLELWKNLKDRYDHQKTVILPKARYDWMHLRLQDFKTVNEYNSALFKISSQLKLCGENITDADMLEKTYSTFHASNVLLQQQYREKGFTKYSDLISCLLVAEQNNKLLMKNHESRPTGSRPFPEANAAIYNYGRGRGGGRGRGGNRGRGRSFAHGQGTRGRGSQIQNYPIFKHDKSNPN from the coding sequence ATGTCAAATTTCACCAAACTTGAATTTGAAGCTCTTGATATCACCGGAAAGAATTATTTATCATGGATTTTAGATATCGAAATCCATTTAGCTGCACAAGGCCTTGGGGACACCATCAAAGATGGAAATCAAGAATCTGAATCAAACCGCGCAAAGGCTATGATTTTTCTTCGCCGCCATCTCCACGAAGGGCTTAAAAGTAAATACCTTACAGTGAAAAATCCACTTGAATTGTGGAAAAATTTAAAAGATAGGTATGATCATCAAAAGACTGTGATTCTTCCAAAAGCTCGTTATGATTGGATGCATTTGAGGCTACAAGATTTCAAAACCGTCAATGAATATAACTCCGCACTTTTTAAAATAAGTTCTCAATTAAAACTGTGCGGAGAGAATATTACTGATGCGGATATGTTGGAAAAAACTTACTCAACCTTTCATGCCTCAAATGTACTCCTCCAGCAACAATATCGCGAAAAAGGTTTTACAAAATATTCAGATTTGATTTCTTGTCTTCTTGTTGCTGAACAAAATAATAAGCTTTTGATGAAGAATCATGAGTCTCGCCCCACAGGATCTCGCCCATTCCCTGAAGCGAATGCGGCAATATACAATTATGGGCGTGGACGAGGTGGCGGGCGTGGACGAGGTGGTAATCGTGGACGTGGACGTAGTTTTGCTCATGGACAAGGAACCCGTGGTCGTGGATCTCAAATCCAAAATTACCCTATTTTCAAGCATGATAAATCTAATCCCAACTAG